In Burkholderia lata, the DNA window ACGCAAGGTGTTACACTCATCAGTCTCGATGAGGGTACCAAGCTCTCTGGCCTGCAGCAGATCGCGGAGGCCGAAGAGGGTGAAGGCGAGGCCGACGAGGCGTCGGACGGCGAAGCCTGAAGAACGGATGAGACTCTAGCCGCCGCAGGCGCGAAGCGCCGCGGCCGGCGAGCAACCATTCATATTTCCAAAAGGGAGTGATGATGCAAAAGCAATTCAAGCAACTGGTTCTGCTGGCTGCACTGGTGCCGACGTTCGCGATGGCGCAAGCGCTGTCGAATTCCGCACCGGCAGCTCCGGCGGCAGCTGCGCCGATCGACGCCGACAAGAAGGCAGCGATCAAGGATCTGCTCGACGCGATCGACGCGCCGAAGCTCGTGTCGGCAATCGGCAACAGCGCCGAAATGCAGGCCAAGCAACTCGTCCCGGCGATCCTGTCGGACGCGCTGTCGGAAAACAAGACGCTGAACGACAAGCAGAAGCAGGCTGCCGTTCCGACGCTGCAGAAGAACGCGGTGCCGAAGCTGGTTGACGGCGCAGGCAAGGTGTTCGGTACGCAACAGTTCCAGAACGACGCGATGTCGGCTCAGTACGACGCCTACGCGAAGTACTACAGCACGTCGGAGATCAAGGATCTGACGACGTTCTACAAGAGCCCGACGGGCCGCAAGTTCATCCAGGTTCAGGATCAGGTCGGTCGCGACGTGGTCAACGGCCTGATGCAGAAGTACATGCCGCAAGCTATCCAGGCAACGCGCACGCAGGCTGACAAGGAAGTCGCAGCAGTCAAGCCGGGCAAGTAAAGCCGTCCGGGCACGCCCCCGGCCGTTCGGCCGGGTTTGGCGGGAGCCTGACGACAGTGCGATAATGGCCGTTTGCGCGCGAGCGCAAGCGGCCATTTCTTTTTTGGCGCGTTCTGCCGGCGGCGAGCCGGTCGCGTCCCTCCGAGGTTTTCACGATGCGCGTCTTTAATTTCTCCGCCGGCCCTGCGGCGATGCCCGAGGAAGTGCTGCGGCAAGCTGCCGACGAAATGCTCGACTGGCACGGCAGCGGCATGAGCGTGATGGAGATGAGCCATCGCGGCAAGGAATTCATGTCGATCCACGAGGCCGCGCTGACCGACCTGCGCGACCTGCTCGGTGTGCCGGCCAGCCACCGGATCCTGTTCCTGCAGGGCGGCGGTATCGCGGAAAACGCAATCGTGCCGATGAACCTGCTCGGGTCGCGCAAGACGGCCGACTTCGTCGTCACGGGCTCGTGGTCGCAGAAATCGTTCACCGAAGCGAAGAAATACGGCACGCCGCATCTCGCCGCGACCGGCAAGACGGAAGACGGCTATACGCGTGCGCCCGTGCGCGCCGAATGGCAGCTGTCGGACGATCCGGCCTACGTGCATCTGTGTACCAACGAGACGATCGACGGTGTCGAGACGTTCGAGATTCCCGATCTCGGCGATGTGCCGCTGGTCGCGGATGTGTCGTCGCACATCCTGTCGCGCCCGATGGACGTCGCGAAATACGGCGTGCTGTTCGGCGGCGCGCAGAAGAACATCGGGATGGCCGGCGTGACGCTCGTGATCGTGCGCGAGGACCTGCTCGACCGTGCGCTGTCGATCTGCCCGTCCGCGTTCGAATGGAAGACCATCGCCGCGAACAACTCGCTGTACAACACGCCGCCCACCTACGCGATCTACATCGCGGGCCTGGTGTTCCAGTGGCTGAAGCGGCAGGGTGGCCTCGAAGCGATCGAGGCCCGCAATATCGAAAAAGCGAAGCTGCTCTACGACACGATCGATTCGAGCAGTTTCTATCTGAACAAGGTCGAGCCGGCAGCACGTTCGCGGATGAACGTGCCGTTTTTCCTGGCCGACGAAACGCGCAATGAAGACTTCCTTGCCGGCGCAAAGGCGCGCGGGCTGCTGCAGCTGAAGGGCCACAAGTCCGTCGGCGGCATGCGGGCGTCGATCTACAACGCGGTGCCGCTCGAGGGCGTGAAAGCGCTCGTCGAGTACATGAAGGACTTCGAGCAGCGCGGCGCCTGACGGCGGCGCTGTTCAAACAGCACGGCAAAACGCATGGACGACGAACTGAATTCCCGCCTGAAACCGCTGCGCGATCGCATCGACGCGATCGACGCGCAGCTGATCGCGCTCCTGAACCAGCGCGCCGCGGTGGCGCTGGAGGTGGGAGAGGTCAAGAAGCATTTCAACGCACCGGTGTTCCGGCCGGAGCGCGAGCTGCAGGTGATCGCCCGGCTGCAGGACATGAGCGCGGGGCCGCTCGCGAGCGAGCACATCAGCGCCATCTGGCGCGAGATCATGGCCGCGAGCCGCGCGCTCGAACAGACGATCCACGTCGCGTTCCTCGGGCCGGTCGGCACGTATAGCGAGCAGGCGATGCTCGAGTACTTTGGCCAGTCGATCGAAGGGCTGCCATGCCCGTCGATCGACGAGGTGTTCCGCTCGGTCGAGGCCGGCGCGTCCGCGTTCGGCATAGCGCCGGTCGAGAATTCGACCGAAGGCGCCGTGTCGCGCACGCTCGACCTGTTGCTGCAGACGCAACTGCTGATCAGCGGAGAGCTCGCGCTGCCGATCCATCACAACCTGCTGACGCAAAGCGGCACGCTCGACGGCGTGAAACGCGTTTGCGCGCATGCGCAGGCGCTTGCGCAATGCCAGCAGTGGCTCGCGGCGAACGCACCGCAGCTTGAGCGGCAGGCGGTGGCGAGCAACGCGGAGGCTGCGCGTCTCGCGGCGGCCGATCCGACGGTCGCGGCGATCGCGGGCGATCGCGCGGCTGCGCACTACGGCCTGCAGATCGCGTTCTCGCTGATCCAGGACGATCCGCACAACCGCACGCGCTTCGTGATCGTCGGCAAGCAGCCGGCGGGGCAAAGCGGTCACGACCAGACGTCGCTGATCGTGTCGGTGAAGAATGAGCCGGGCGCCGTGTTCAAGCTGCTCGAGCCGCTTGCGCGGCACGGCGTGTCGATGACGCGCTTCGAGTCGCGCCCGGCGCGCGTCGGCACGTGGGAGTACTACTTCTACATCGACATCGAAGGGCACCGGGACGATGCGTCGGTTGCAGCCGCGCTCGCGGAACTCGGCCAGAAGGCCGCGTTCCTGAAGATACTCGGTTCGTATCCGCGCGCACGCTGATGCGCGGCGGCCCGTCGCCTGTTCGCGCAGGTGTTGGGGCCAGGCGGGCAGGGCAGGCCGGTCGGCGCTGCCGAAGGCGGGTTCGGGCGGCATGCAGCACAGCTTGTGCTGCATGCGGGCCCGTTGCCCGGAATCTGGAATTCCGCGTGCGGGGCGTCGTCCCGCGCGCGTAACTTGGCTCTTGTCGTGTCAGGCTTTGCATTCAACAAACTGGTCATCTTCGGCGTCGGCCTGATCGGCGGATCGCTGGCTCGCGCGCTGCGCGAGCGCGCGCCGGGCGGCGCGGGCGAGGTCGTCGGCGTGGGCCGTTCGCGTGCGTCGGTCGAGCGCGCGCTCGCGCTCGGCGTGATCGACCGCGCGGCGGCGCTCGACGACGATGCGCAATTGCGCGACGCGCTGGCAGGCGCCGATCTCGTGCTGCTGGCGGCGCCCGTCGCGCAGACGGGCCCGTTGCTCGCGCGCATCGCACCGTGGCTTGAAGCGGCGACGATCGTCACCGATGCGGGCAGCACCAAGTCCGATGTCGTCGCGGCCGCGCGCGAAGCGCTCGGTGCGCGGATCGCGCAGTTCGTGCCGGGGCATCCGATCGCCGGTCGCGAGTCGAGCGGCGTCGAGGCCGCGTTGCCGGATCTGTACGTCGGCCGCAACGTCGTGCTGTGTCCGCTTCCGGAAAACGCACCCGAATCGGTCGCGCGGATCGACGCGATGTGGCGCGCGACCGGCGCCGACGTGCGCACGATGAGCACGGAGCAGCACGATCGGGTGTTTGCGTCGATCAGCCATCTGCCGCACGTGCTGTCGTTCGCGCTCGTCGAGCAGATTCTCGGCGAGGCTGACGCGGAACTGAAATTCTCGTACGCGGCGGGCGGTTTCCGCGATTTCACGCGCATCGCGGCGTCGAGCCCGGAGATGTGGCGCGACGTGTGCGTCGCGAACCGCGCGGCGCTGCTCGATGAACTCGACGGCTATACGCGCGTGCTCACGCGGCTTCGCGCAGCGATCGACGCCGGCGATGGCGCGGCGCTCGAAGCGGTGTTCACGCGCTCGCGCGCTGCGCGCAAGGCATGGCAGGAGCGCGGTGGTACGCCCGCTGCCGAACCGGTCAAGAAATAACAGGACGATTCCCATGGACTATCTCGATCTCGGCCCGTACTCCAGCGCATCGGGCACCGTGCGCCTGCCCGGCTCGAAGAGCATTTCGAACCGCGTGCTGCTGCTCGCGGCGCTTGCCGAAGGCGAAACGACGATCACCAACCTGCTCGACTCCGACGACACGCGCGTGATGCTCGACGCACTCGGCACGCTCGGCGTGAAGCTCGCGCGCGACGGCGACACCTGTGTCGTCACGGGCACGCGCGGCGCATTCACCGCGAAGACGGCCGACCTGTTCCTCGGCAATGCGGGCACGGCCGTGCGGCCGCTGACCGCCGCGCTCGCGGTGAACGGCGGCGACTATCGCGTGCACGGCGTGCCGCGCATGCACGAGCGGCCGATCGGCGACCTCGTCGACGGCCTGCGGCAGATCGGCGCGCAGATCGACTACGAGCTGAACGAAGGCTACCCGCCGCTGCGGATCAAACCCGCGAACATTTCCGTCGACGCGCCGATTCGCGTGCGCGGCGACGTGTCGAGCCAGTTCCTCACGGCACTGCTGATGACGCTGCCGCTCGTGAAGGCGAAGGACGGCAAGATCGTCGTCGAGGTCGATGGCGAGCTGATCTCGAAGCCGTACATCGACATCACGATCCGGCTGATGGAACGCTTCGGCGTGACCGTCGAGCGGGATGGCTGGCAGCGCTTCGTTGTGCCGGCCGGCGTCCGATATCGCTCGCCGGGGCGAATCATGGTCGAGGGCGATGCGTCGTCCGCATCGTACTTCCTCGCGGCCGGCGCGCTTGGCGGCGGGCCGCTGCGTGTCGAAGGCGTGGGGCGTGCGAGCATTCAGGGCGATGTCGGCTTCGCGAACGCGCTGATGCAGATGGGCGCGAACGTGACCATGGGCGACGACTGGATCGACGTGCGCGGTATCGGCCACGACCACGGCAAGCTCGAGCCGATCGACATGGACTTCAACCTGATCCCCGATGCGGCGATGACCATCGCGGTCGCTGCGCTGTTCGCGAACGGCACAAGCACGCTGCGCAACATCGCGAGCTGGCGCGTGAAGGAAACCGACCGCATCGCTGCGATGGCGACCGAGTTGCGCAAGGTCGGCGCGATCATCGAGGAAGGTCCTGACTACCTTGTCGTCACGCCGCCGGAAAAGCTCACGCCGAACGCGGCGATCGACACGTACGACGATCACCGGATGGCGATGTGCTTCTCGCTCGTCAGCCTGGGCGGCGTGCCCGTGCGGATCAACGATCCGAAGTGCGTCGGCAAGACGTTCCCCGACTATTTCGACCGCTTCGCCGCGCTCGCCAAAGCCTGACCCCACTGTTCTGATGAAATCGACCCGACCCTTTCACCCGACTCCCGTCATCACGATCGACGGCCCGACTGCTTCCGGCAAGGGCACCGTCGCCGCGCTCGTTGCCGCGCATCTTGGCTTCCACCTGCTCGACAGCGGCGCGTTGTACCGGCTTGCCGCGCTCGCGAGCGTGCGCTACGGCATCGAGGCGGAGGATATCGACGCGCTGGTGAAGCTGATCGACGATCTCCACATCACGTTCCGCGAAGGCTGCGCGCAGCTCGACGGCGTCGATGTGTCGAACGACATCCGCGCCGAAGTGGTCGGCAACCGCGCATCGGCGATTGCCGTGCACGGGCCCGTGCGCACCGCGCTCGTCGCGCGCCAGCGCGCGTTCCGCAAGACGCCGGGCCTCGTTGCAGACGGGCGCGACATGGGCACCGTGATCTTCCCGGACGCCGTGCTGAAGGTGTTTCTGACGGCCAGTGCCGAGGCGCGCGCGACCAGACGGCATAAGCAATTGATGCAAAAAGGTTTTTCTGCTAATATAGATGACTTGCTCCGGGATCTTCGTGAACGTGACGCGCGCGACAGCAATCGCGCAGCCGCGCCGCTGAAGCCCGCGGCAGATGCCAAGCTGCTCGATACGTCGGCGCTTTCGGTCGATGAAGCGGTCGACCAGGTGCTGCAGTGGTACCGGGCGCTCGGCCAGCCCGCCTGAGAAGGCGGGTCGCGGTAGGTGCTCCACGCCGTAAGCGCGGAGCGTGTTTCGAACCCTTAACCCCGTGTGGTCATCGATCTGGCCCTTTCAGCCTGCCATTCCGGCCGGCGTGGCACAGCGATCCATGCACAATCAGATTTTTATGTCCGACCTGCAAACCTCTACCCCGAATACTGAATCTTTCGCGGCTCTGTTCGAAGAGTCGCTGACCCGCCAAGACATGCGCGCCGGCGAAGTGATTTCCGCCGAAGTCGTGCGCGTCGACCACAACTTCGTGGTCGTCAATGCAGGCCTCAAGTCCGAGGCTTACATTCCGATCGAGGAATTCCTGAACGATCAGGGCGAGGTTGAGGTGCAGTCGGGCGATTTCGTGTCCGTCGCAATCGACGCACTCGAAAACGGCTACGGCGACACGATCCTGTCGCGCGACAAGGCGAAGCGCCTTGCATCGTGGCTGTCGCTGGAAAAGGCTCTCGACAACAACGAACTCGTCACCGGCACGATCACCGGCAAGGTGAAGGGCGGCATGACCGTGATGGTCAACGGCATCCGCGCGTTCCTGCCGGGTTCGCTGGTCGACACGCGTCCGGTCAAGGACACGACCCCGTACGAAGGCAAGACGCTCGAGTTCCGCGTGATCAAGCTCGATCGCAAGCGTAACAACGTCGTGCTGTCGCGTCGTGCAGTGATCGAAGCAACCCAAGGCGAAGAGCGCGCGAAGCTGCTCGAGACGCTGAAGGAAGGCGCGATCGTCAACGGCGTGGTCAAGAACATCACCGACTACGGCGCGTTCGTCGACCTCGGCGGCATCGACGGCCTGCTGCACATCACCGACATCGCATGGCGTCGTGTGCGTCACCCGAGCGAAGTCCTGTCGGTTGGCCAGGAAGTCACCGCGAAGATCCTCAAGTTCGATCAAGAGAAGAACCGCGTCTCGCTGGGCATCAAGCAACTGGGCGACGATCCGTGGGAAGGCATCTCGCGCCGTTACCCGTCGGGCACGCGCCTGTTCGGCAAGGTCACGAACATCACCGACTACGGCGCATTCGTCGAAGTGGAATCGGGCATCGAAGGCCTTGTCCACGTGTCGGAAATGGACTGGACCAACAAGAACGTTGCTCCGTCGAAGGTTGTCCAGCTGGGCGACGAAGTCGAAGTCATGGTCCTCGAGATCGACGAAGACCGTCGTCGTATCAGCCTCGGCATGAAGCAGTGCAAGCCGAATCCGTGGGATGACTTCAGCCGCAACTTCAAGAAGGGCGACAAGATCACGGGCGCAATCAAGTCGATCACCGACTTCGGCGTGTTCATCGGTCTGCCGGGCGGCATCGACGGCCTGGTCCACCTGTCGGACCTGTCGTGGAGCGAAACTGGCGAAGAAGCGGTTCGCAAGTACAAGAAGGGCGACGAAGTCGAAGCAATCGTGCTCGGTATCGACGTCGAGAAGGAACGCATTTCGCTCGGCATCAAGCAGCTCGAAGGCGACCCGTTCAGCAACTACGTTGCAATGAACGACAAGGGCTCGATCGTCGACGGCGTCGTGAAGACGGTCGATGCGAAGGGTGCGGTCGTCACGCTGACGGGTGACATCGAAGGCTACCTGCGTGCGTCGGAAATCTCGCAAGATCGCGTCGAAGATGCTCGCAACGTGCTGAAGGAAGGCGACAAGGTCAACGCGATGGTGATCAACATCGATCGCAAGTCGCGCGGCATCAACCTGTCGATCAAGGCGAAGGATTCGGCTGAACAACAGGAAGCGATCCGCGGCCTGCAGTCGGACTCCAGCGCTGCTGCGACCGGTACGACCAACCTCGGCGCGCTGCTGAAGGCGAAGCTCGACGGCCAGAACCAGTAAGCCTCACGAGGTCTGCTGAAGTATGACCAAATCCGAGTTGGTCGCGCAGCTGGCATCGCGATTTCCGCAACTTGTCCTCAAGGATGCGGATTTCGCGGTGAAAACGATGCTCGATGCGATGTCTGACGCCCTGGCGAAAGGGCATCGCATTGAAATTCGGGGTTTCGGCAGCTTTGGCCTCAACCGTCGGCCGGCGCGCGTCGGACGCAACCCGAAGTCAGGGGAGAAAGTGCAGGTGCCCGAGAAGTTCGTGCCGCACTTCAAGCCAGGCAAGGAATTGCGTGAACGCGTCGACGGCCGCGCCGGTGAACCGCTGAAGGCTGACGATCCGGACGACGAGCGTTAAACGTCATCCGGTTTGCCCGGAACCCATCCGGCGAAGGCTGAAAAGAAAAGCGCCCCTTGCGGGCGCTTTTTTCATTTCCGGCGATCGCCGCGCAACGGGGGCACGCAGGATCTGCGCAGCCGCGGAAACGCATCCTTTACAATACGGGTCGATTCGGTGCGACGCAGGGGAGTCGCGCGCCGCGGCAAACCTCAACAAAGAGAGGGCTTCATGAAGTTTATCGTCTGGCTGATCCGGGTATTGGTGTTCGTACTGCTGCTGGTGCTTGCGCTGGCCAATACGCAAACCGCGACGCTGAATTTCGTTGCCGGCTATTCATGGCAAGCGCCGCTGATCCTGATCGGCCTGGCGTTCTTCGCCGTGGGGCTGCTGGCCGGCCTGCTGTCCGCGCTGCCTTCGATCTTCCGCCTGCGTCTCGAGAACGGGCGCCTGAAGCGCGATCTGCGTGCGGCGCGCGAAACGCCGGCCGTCATCGACCAGCCGCCGATGCCGCCCGTCATTTAACACGGACGCCGCGCGATCATCGCGCGGTTTTCGTCTCTGCTTCGATATTTCGCATGGATCTGGATTTCTGGTGGTTGCTCGCGATTCCGGTCGCGTTCGCGCTTGGTTGGGCGGCGTCACGCTATGACCTGAAGAATCTCCTGTCGGAGAGTGCCAACCTGCCGCGATCGTATTTTCGCGGCCTGAATTTTCTGTTGAACGAACAACCCGACAAGGCGATCGACGCGTTCATCGAGGTCGCCAAGCTCGATCCCGAGACGGTCGAGCTGCACTTCGCGCTCGGCAACCTGTTTCGCCGCCGCGGCGAGACCGATCGTGCGATCCGCGTGCACCAGAACCTGCTGAGCCGCACGGACCTGCCGGTCAACGAGCGCGACCACGCGCTATACGAGCTCGGCCAGGATTTCCTGAAAGCCGGCCTGCTCGATCGTGCCGAAGAGGCGTTTCACAAGCTCGCCGACGGCGATTACGCGCTCGGCGCGCAGCGAGCGCTGCTGACGATCTACGAGATCGAGAAGGACTGGAACAAGTCGATCGATACGGCGAAGCGCATCGAGTCGATGAGCGACAAGCCGCTCGGTGTCGAAATTGCCCAGTTCCACTGCGAACTCGCGCAGGATGCGCTGCAGCGCAAGAACGCGGCAGCGGCAGCCGAACAGCTGCGCCTGGCGCTGACCGTGAATCCGCAGAATGTTCGCGCGACGGTCCTGTCCGGCGACGCGGCGGAAGCGGAGGGCAACCACGCGGCCGCGATCGAGCACTGGAAGCGCGTCGAAGCGCAGAATCCGGCGTATCTGCCGCTCGTCGCCGACAAGCTGATGAAGGCGTATGTCGCGCTCGGCAAGAACGCCGAAGGCGCCGAGCTGCTGATGGGCTATATCGACCGGTATCCGTCGAACGACCTGCTCGACATTGCGTACCAGCACATCGCGGGGTTGCGTGGCCAGGATGCGGCGCACACGCTCGCGCGTACGCAGATGGAGAAGTCGCCGAACCTGTCGGGGATGCTGCATCTGCTCGATGCGCAAATCGCCGCGGCCGACGAACCGCGTCGTAAGGAACTTGAAATGATGCGTGCGCTGATCAAGCAGCGCACGAAGAATCTGCCACGGTATACGTGCCAGAATTGCGGTTTCCGGGCACGGCTCTTCTATTGGCAGTGCCCTGGATGCAGCGGCTGGGAAACCTATGCGCCGCGCCGCGTCGAACCTGCGATGCCGGGCTGATCCCGGCACGCGGAGCCAACGCGCTGCGGTTGCCGCCGGGCTCGTCCCGGCGGCCAAGTTAGTCAATTACCGGGAAGTACCGGAACATCTATGAAAATCACCATCATCGGCACCGGCTATGTCGGTCTCGTCACGGGCGCCTGCCTCGCAGAGATCGGTCACGACGTCTTCTGTCTCGACGTCGATCCGCGCAAGATCGACATCCTGAACAACGGCGGGATGCCGATTCACGAACCGGGGCTGCTGGACATCATCGCGCGCAACCGCGCGGCCGGGCGCCTGCGCTTCTCGACCGACATCGAGTCGAGCGTCGCGCACGGCGAGATCCAGTTCATCGCCGTCGGCACGCCGCCCGACGAGGACGGCTCGGCCGACCTGCAGTACGTGCTCGAAGCCGCGCGCAACATCGGCCGCCACATGACGGGCTTCAAGGTGATCGTCGACAAGTCGACGGTGCCGGTCGGCACTGCGCAGCGCGTGCGCGGCGTGGTCGACGAGGCGCTTGCCGCCCGCGGTCTGGCAGGCAGCGTCGCGCATCGCTTCTCGGTCGTGTCGAACCCGGAGTTCCTGAAGGAAGGCGCCGCGGTCGAAGACTTCATGCGTCCGGACCGGATTATCATCGGCGTCGACGACGACGAGACGGGTACGATCGCACGCGAGAAGATGAAGAAGCTTTACGCGCCGTTCAACCGCAACCACGAGCGCACGATCTACATGGACGTGCGTTCGGCCGAGTTCGCGAAATATGCGGCGAATGCGATGCTCGCAACGCGCATTTCGTTCATGAACGAGATGTCGAATCTCGCCGACAAGGTCGGCGCGGACATCGAGGCCGTGCGCCGCGGGATCGGCTCCGATCCGCGCATCGGCTATCACTTCCTGTACGCCGGCGTCGGCTACGGCGGCTCGTGCTTCCCGAAGGACGTCCAGGCGCTGATTCGCACCGCAGGCGAGAACGGCCAGCCGCTGCGTATCCTGGAAGCCGTCGAAGCGGCCAACCATGCGCAGAAGGACGTGCTGATCGGCAAGATCGAGCAGCGTTTCGGCGCCGACCTGACCGGCCGCGAGTTCGCGGTCTGGGGCCTGGCGTTCAAGCCGAACACCGACGACATGCGCGAGGCGCCGAGCCGTCGCCTGATCGCCGCGCTGCTCGAACGCGGCGCGACCGTGCGTGCGTACGATCCGGTCGCGGTCGACGAGGCGCAGCGCGTGTTTGCGCTCGATTTCGGCACCGATCCGGACACGCTGGCGCGGCTGCATCTCGTCGAGACGCAGGACATCGCCGTGACGGGTGCGGACGCGCTCGTGATCGTGACCGAGTGGAAGGAATTCCGGAGCCCCGACTTCACGCGCCTGAAGGCCGAACTGAAGGCGCCGGTGATCTTCGACGGGCGCAACCTCTACGAGCCGGATGCGATGGCCGAACTGGGCATCGACTACTACGCGATCGGCCGGCCGTATGTCGATCCCCAGTCGTCCACCCGTGGCTGACCACACGATGAATACTCTCCGCGAAGTCGTTCCGGTGCCGCGCGAACAGCTCGCGCGCTCGCGCGTGCTTGTCGTCGGCGACGTGATGCTCGACCGTTACTGGTTCGGCAACGTCGATCGCATTTCGCCTGAGGCGCCGGTGCCGGTCGTGCACGTGCAGCGTCAGGAGGAGCGCCTCGGCGGTGCAGCGAACGTCGCGCGCAATGCCGTGACGCTCGGCGGCCAGGCCGGGTTGCTGTGTGTCGTCGGTTGCGACGAACCCGGCGAGCGGATCGTCGAGCTGCTCGGCAGCAGCGGCGTGACGCCGCATCTCGAGCGCGACCCGGCGCTGCCGACCACGATCAAGCTGCGCGTGCTCGCGCGCCAGCAGCAATTGCTGCGCGTCGACTTCGAAGCCATGCCGACGCACGAGGTGCTGCTCGCGGGGCTCGCGCGCTTCGATGCGCTGCTGCCGCAGCACGACGTCGTGCTGATGTCGGATTACGCGAAAGGCGGTCTGACGCACGTCACGACGATGATCGAGAAGGCGCGTGCGGCCGGCAAGTCCGTCCTCGTCGACCCGAAGGGCGACGACTGGGCACGCTATCGCGGCGCGTCGCTGATCACGCCGAATCGCGCGGAACTGCGCGAGGTGGTCGGGCAGTGGAAGTCGGAAGACGATCTGCGCGCGCGCGTTGCGAAGCTGCGCGCGGAACTCGGCATCGACGCGCTGCTGCTCACGCGTTCGGAAGAAGGGATGACGCTGTTTTCCGCCACCGGCGAATTGCACGCACCGGCGCTCGCGCGCGAGGTGTTCGACGTGTCGGGCGCGGGCGATACCGTGATCGCGACGGTCGCGACGATGCTCGGCGCAGGCGTGCCGCTCGTCGATGCCGTCGTGCTCGCGAATCGCGCGGCAGGCATCGTGGTCGGCAAGCTCGGCACGGCCACGGTGGACTACGACGAACTGTTTCACTGAGCGCATGCGGTGGCGCGACGAGCGCGCCGCACGCATGGCTCGCACTTTTCAGGCAGGACGATCATGACCCTCATCGTCACCGGCGCAGCCGGTTTTATCGGCGCGAACATCGTCAAGGCGCTCAACGAGCGCGGCGAGACGCGCATCATCGCGGTCGACAACCTGACGCGCGCGGACAAGTTCCGGAACCTCGTCGATTGCGAGATCGACGACTATCTGGACAAGACGGAATTCGTCGAACGCTTCGCACGCGGCGATTTCGGCAAGGTACGCGCAGTGTTCCACGAAGGCGCCTGTTCGGACACGATGGAAACCGACGGCCGCTACATGATGGACAACAACTTCCGCTACAGCCGCGCGGTGCTCGACACCTGCCTCGCGCAGGGCACGCAGTTCCTGTACGCGTCGTCGGCGGCGATCTACGGCGGCTCGACGCGTTTTGTCGAAGAGCGTGACGTCGAGGCGCCGCTGAATGTCTACGGCTATTCGAAATTCCTGTTCGACCAGGTGATCCGTCGCGTGCTGCCGACGGCGAAGAGCCAGATCGCCGGCTTCCGCTATTTCAACGTGTACGGCCCGCGCGAAACGCACAAGGGGCGCATGGCGTCGGTCGCGTTCCACAACTTCAACCAGTTCCGCGCGGAAGGCAAGGTGAAGCTGTTCGGCGAGTACAACGGCTATGCACCGGGCGAGCAGACGCGCGACTTCGTGTCGGTCGAGGACGTGACGAAGGTGAACCTGTTCTTCTTCGATCATCCGGAGAAGTCGGGCATCTTCAACCTCGGCACGGGCCGTGCGCAGCCGTTCAACGATATCGCGTCGACGGTCGTGAATACGTTGCGTGCGCTCGACAACCAGCCGCCGCTGACGCTTGCGCAGCAGGTCGAGCAGGGGCTGATCGAATACGTGCCGTTCCCCGATGCATTGCGCGGCAAGTACCAGTGCTTCACGCAGGCCGACCAGACGAAGCTGCGCGCGGCTGGCTACGACGCACCGTTCCTGACCGTGCAGGAAGGCGTCGACCGCTACGTGCGTTGGCTATCCGGCCAGGTTTAAGCGGAAGCGTTGCATCGATAGACTGGGTCTCACGGTCGGCAGCCGCCGGCCGTATTCATCGGAGATCCAGCACATGATCAGGAAATGGTTGGCCGCAGCGGCAATGCTCGGCACGATCGCGTCGGCC includes these proteins:
- the rpsA gene encoding 30S ribosomal protein S1, whose protein sequence is MSDLQTSTPNTESFAALFEESLTRQDMRAGEVISAEVVRVDHNFVVVNAGLKSEAYIPIEEFLNDQGEVEVQSGDFVSVAIDALENGYGDTILSRDKAKRLASWLSLEKALDNNELVTGTITGKVKGGMTVMVNGIRAFLPGSLVDTRPVKDTTPYEGKTLEFRVIKLDRKRNNVVLSRRAVIEATQGEERAKLLETLKEGAIVNGVVKNITDYGAFVDLGGIDGLLHITDIAWRRVRHPSEVLSVGQEVTAKILKFDQEKNRVSLGIKQLGDDPWEGISRRYPSGTRLFGKVTNITDYGAFVEVESGIEGLVHVSEMDWTNKNVAPSKVVQLGDEVEVMVLEIDEDRRRISLGMKQCKPNPWDDFSRNFKKGDKITGAIKSITDFGVFIGLPGGIDGLVHLSDLSWSETGEEAVRKYKKGDEVEAIVLGIDVEKERISLGIKQLEGDPFSNYVAMNDKGSIVDGVVKTVDAKGAVVTLTGDIEGYLRASEISQDRVEDARNVLKEGDKVNAMVINIDRKSRGINLSIKAKDSAEQQEAIRGLQSDSSAAATGTTNLGALLKAKLDGQNQ
- a CDS encoding integration host factor subunit beta translates to MTKSELVAQLASRFPQLVLKDADFAVKTMLDAMSDALAKGHRIEIRGFGSFGLNRRPARVGRNPKSGEKVQVPEKFVPHFKPGKELRERVDGRAGEPLKADDPDDER
- a CDS encoding lipopolysaccharide assembly protein LapA domain-containing protein translates to MKFIVWLIRVLVFVLLLVLALANTQTATLNFVAGYSWQAPLILIGLAFFAVGLLAGLLSALPSIFRLRLENGRLKRDLRAARETPAVIDQPPMPPVI
- the lapB gene encoding lipopolysaccharide assembly protein LapB, whose protein sequence is MDLDFWWLLAIPVAFALGWAASRYDLKNLLSESANLPRSYFRGLNFLLNEQPDKAIDAFIEVAKLDPETVELHFALGNLFRRRGETDRAIRVHQNLLSRTDLPVNERDHALYELGQDFLKAGLLDRAEEAFHKLADGDYALGAQRALLTIYEIEKDWNKSIDTAKRIESMSDKPLGVEIAQFHCELAQDALQRKNAAAAAEQLRLALTVNPQNVRATVLSGDAAEAEGNHAAAIEHWKRVEAQNPAYLPLVADKLMKAYVALGKNAEGAELLMGYIDRYPSNDLLDIAYQHIAGLRGQDAAHTLARTQMEKSPNLSGMLHLLDAQIAAADEPRRKELEMMRALIKQRTKNLPRYTCQNCGFRARLFYWQCPGCSGWETYAPRRVEPAMPG
- a CDS encoding UDP-glucose dehydrogenase family protein; this translates as MKITIIGTGYVGLVTGACLAEIGHDVFCLDVDPRKIDILNNGGMPIHEPGLLDIIARNRAAGRLRFSTDIESSVAHGEIQFIAVGTPPDEDGSADLQYVLEAARNIGRHMTGFKVIVDKSTVPVGTAQRVRGVVDEALAARGLAGSVAHRFSVVSNPEFLKEGAAVEDFMRPDRIIIGVDDDETGTIAREKMKKLYAPFNRNHERTIYMDVRSAEFAKYAANAMLATRISFMNEMSNLADKVGADIEAVRRGIGSDPRIGYHFLYAGVGYGGSCFPKDVQALIRTAGENGQPLRILEAVEAANHAQKDVLIGKIEQRFGADLTGREFAVWGLAFKPNTDDMREAPSRRLIAALLERGATVRAYDPVAVDEAQRVFALDFGTDPDTLARLHLVETQDIAVTGADALVIVTEWKEFRSPDFTRLKAELKAPVIFDGRNLYEPDAMAELGIDYYAIGRPYVDPQSSTRG